In the Campylobacter sputorum subsp. sputorum genome, CAGAAGTTGCTACTGAGATAATTGATAAATTAAAAAGTTCTATTGGTGGATTATTGTCCGGTTATGATGAAGATGAAAAAAATATTGATGGAGATGAATGATGCCTATAATTACAAACATAAAAGCAACTGAAGTTCTTGATAGCAGAGGAAATCCAACTGTAAAAGCAACTGTTTATTTAGATAATGGTGTTATAGAAAGTGCTATTGTGCCAAGTGGTGCAAGTACCGGAAAAAGAGAAGCTTTAGAGCTAAGAGATAAAGATCATAGGTATTGTGGTAAAGGCGTTTTAAAAGCTGTTCAAAATGTAAATGAGATTATATTAAATGCAGTTGTTGGTAAAAGTGTTTTTGAACAAAAAAATATAGATATGATTATGCAAAACTTAGACGCAACTCCAAATTATTCAAATTTAGGAGCAAATGCGGTTTTGGGCGTATCTATGGCTGTAGCAAGAGCAGCTGCAAGAGCACTCAATGTGCCTCTTTTTAGATATATAGGCGGTATTAATGCTAGCATACTTCCAGTTCCTATGTTTAATATCATAAATGGCGGAGAGCATGCTAACAATAGTTTTGATTTTCAAGAATTTATGATAATGCCGTATGGATTTGATAAATTTAGCGATGCACTAAGAGCTAGTGTTGAAATTTATCATAACTTAAAAAAGATTTTAGATGAAGCTGGTCATAGCACCGCAGTTGGCGATGAGGGCGGTTTTGCTCCAAATTTAGAAAACAATGAAGCTCCTATAAAAATTATTTTACAAGCTATAGAAAAAAGCGGATACAAAGCAGGAAGTGATATAAAATTAGCCTTAGATGTGGCATCAAGCGAGTTTTATAAAGA is a window encoding:
- the eno gene encoding phosphopyruvate hydratase, which codes for MPIITNIKATEVLDSRGNPTVKATVYLDNGVIESAIVPSGASTGKREALELRDKDHRYCGKGVLKAVQNVNEIILNAVVGKSVFEQKNIDMIMQNLDATPNYSNLGANAVLGVSMAVARAAARALNVPLFRYIGGINASILPVPMFNIINGGEHANNSFDFQEFMIMPYGFDKFSDALRASVEIYHNLKKILDEAGHSTAVGDEGGFAPNLENNEAPIKIILQAIEKSGYKAGSDIKLALDVASSEFYKDGSYVMEGKEFSSDDMINYYESLCEKYPICSIEDGLSEDDWDGWKKLTQRLGSKVQLVGDDLFVTNEKILRDGITRGVGNAILIKPNQIGTVSQTMQTVRLAKRNGYKTIMSHRSGESEDSFIADFAVGLNTGQIKTGATSRSERNAKYNRLLEIENKTDEFLGNSI